One segment of Plasmodium vivax chromosome 14, whole genome shotgun sequence DNA contains the following:
- a CDS encoding hypothetical protein, conserved (encoded by transcript PVX_100875A) gives MAGGSPPPKKKKLKASEAAQCKGSGEKEAHPMETNFLATKNKKKGKLENYTCGKVWLYKKINSLYANLNIFKMSIQRGDHREEKGEHPIITMMRKKRGEAQRYTQEQKIIKTKKRTFADISNENNAEAERTAGKSHPSTFQHLEILTSLLLIYQFYTTDDGSGEMGFPPVGSTHDAAPYNVALQGKGEKSGTENGGIKNYTFQESEKYNKSLSEIFSSIVNDKCGFFFMFNTVFFTNLKNFYYFVDVMNVLNYLGHGKSITKSTTNSITNSISKRGGHTERDVLIYEQIALFVENSYSCFGEDADNGGNVCTFGQGCPGGNITKPTRENKTKSAKLEKIKNKLKALKREKSHEELLFLSMNECNKKIFHQFSKIPDLFLDISGMSEYSRSDPSRGKHSPSDYAPSEVTLAQSKSSTELSKLTLGRKNTLLPHNQSDYAKCGTYEDLRSGSLHLLKNSLSIKSAGKPSGGGLHKNRLSSQASGGNEPNGRMSPLGGHPNRKSAPLDDPNEHPQKGYIKNFFANLFKNGQADEHPKGAALPAGGEGDSPPEGTNANGAEHHSEGTTPENDHLQISKAEKGSTPHVGSNTRGGRENLPEGDEAKSEEAESGESRCGESGCNEGEAQQSDGSQLEGGSFTVREPSNVAPPSEQSAEQSGESSSLSQESAEEEQMESEAENGVAAEVEGADVEGNEVEKTDGGKIDEGKTEQDPTANPNMADERDIQQKDAKESCHPQCDSENGGEATEMSPQEILSPPPQVEMSQVNKTENHDGEEVAAALGGDSHEQDPLECNQREENTIKEKLKDEGKSDPEMFKESGKETLSQSLEQGDGLPKCRNENENKLADYAESGDSPGQVQNGGSATEGGQSGSSNPHGEAEVSAQSGAAMVTIGGEAKDAAIVAGQGEQEAGPPDELGECKSGHDGKEKASDGESAKGEAASIEGEAASNGGEAASNGEVSSKEDQTEEHGSPEPPQKKQRTEEAPNADSANAPEGDHSASSDEEGDEAGDEEVDEEVEQTDDEADDEADNQTDDQSDDQSDDQSDDDQIVQLLQSNRGNADKGWYAEYLKNLLQCDQKCTLENHAEEKDLFLRKVKKLSNLVKYKKFKEKYTQEWEAKMELFKCSKLRRAYKIFLVILFSIVKEIKELKRELKDMSQFVFINSGIEKYLNENNISTVGRSMGSGAGASRFDDYHLGGGGGRGSGSGNSDNVINSFFLRRAFPSEDPEKDGGGEKKKKKKKYISYVPLQNYHILFQSLKEIFSEQNAKDKLANISYYIELEKYIPHYCSLFFGQFKIKRQFLSHIQSLYNNAVPSVPCVNMFISCLNYNYSNVLKKKSVFLCEVNNSYLARLPCVYCCDVQIVRHVDFLKLKETCQRIIKQKKIHQLFVEHLSSSLLDESYFIVPFFTSYGKFIIVIKSNRNGNPEGSPTDVLQNKNCITYDILINSFVFPNGSSFQAIVHLSHVFINTLRDFFKTRNSDENIPEIAFLGLPHVDKQRLLHHEIESAANRADIIVSVLFLLESFFNNTKKMKAPAEFNQGLRFLYIIRLLEFFHQKGNP, from the exons ATGGCGGGAGGaagcccccccccaaaaaaaaaaaaattaaaagcaagCGAGGCCGCCCAGTGCAAAGGCAGTGGGGAAAAGGAGGCCCACCCGATGGAGACAAATTTTCTCGCAacgaaaaataagaaaaagggaaaattggAAAATTACACTTGCGGAAAGGTCTGgctgtacaaaaaaataaacagctTATACGcaaatttaaacatttttaagatgAGCATCCAAAGGGGTGACCATCGAgaggagaagggggagcATCCGATAATCACcatgatgaggaagaagagaggCGAAGCGCAACGATACACacaagaacaaaaaattattaaaacgaaaaaaagaacattcgCAGACATTTCGAATGAAAACAATGCAGAGGCAGAAAGGACGGCAGGAAAGAGCCATCCTAGCACCTTCCAACATTTGGAAATATTAACATCGTTACTCCTTATTTACCAATTTTACACGACGGATGATGGTAGTGGGGAGATGGGgttcccccccgtggggaGCACACATGATGCCGCTCCGTACAACGTCGCTCTACAAgggaagggagaaaaaagtggCACAGAAAATGGAGGcattaaaaattacacatttcAGGAGAgcgaaaaatataacaaaagtTTAAGTGAAATCTTCTCCTCCATCGTAAATGACAAGTGCggattcttttttatgttcaacACCGTTTTCTTTAcgaacttaaaaaatttttactatttcgTAGACGTTATGAACGTCTTAAATTATTTGGGGCACGGCAAGAGCATCACTAAGAGTACCACCAATAGCATCACCAATAGCATCAGCAAGAGGGGTGGCCACACCGAGAGGGACGTTTTGATATACGAGCAGATTGCCTTGTTCGTGGAAAACTCCTACAGCTGCTTCGGAGAGGATGCAGATAATGGCGGCAACGTGTGTACCTTCGGGCAGGGGTGTCCAGGCGGGAATATCACAAAGCCAAcgagggaaaataaaaccaaaTCGGCTAAGctggaaaagataaaaaataaattaaaggCTCTCAAGAGGGAGAAGTCCCACGAAGAGCTGCTCTTCCTCTCCATGAACGAATGCAATAAGAAGATATTCCACCAGTTTAGTAAAATCCCGGATTTGTTTTTGGACATTTCTGGGATGAGTGAGTACAGCAGGAGTGACCCCTCCAGGGGGAAACACTCCCCAAGTGACTATGCTCCGAGCGAGGTCACTCTCGCGCAGAGCAAGAGCAGCACCGAATTGAGCAAACTCACcctggggaggaaaaacacCCTTTTGCCGCACAACCAAAGTGACTACGCTAAGTGCGGCACGTACGAAGATTTAAGAAGCGGCAGTCTTCACCTTTTGAAAAACTCCCTTTCGATAAAGTCCGCGGGGAAACCATCTGGCGGGGGTCTCCACAAGAACAGGTTGAGCAGCCAGGCCAGTGGCGGCAATGAACCGAATGGGAGAATGTCACCCCTGGGCGGCCATCCCAATCGGAAAAGCGCCCCACTTGATGACCCAAATGAACACCCGCAAAAGGGCTACATAAAGAATTTTTTCGCCAACttgtttaaaaatggacAGGCAGACGAGCATCCGAAGGGAGCTGCACTTCCTGCTGGCGGCGAAGGGGACAGCCCTCCTGAGGGGACAAACGCAAACGGCGCAGAGCATCACAGCGAAGGGACTACCCCAGAAAATGATCACCTCCAAATTAGCAAAGCAGAAAAGGGTAGCACTCCTCACGTAGGAAGCAACACAAGGGGTGGGCGGGAAAACCTCCCAGAGGGGGATGAAGccaaaagtgaagaagccgAAAGTGGCGAATCCAGATGTGGCGAATCGGGATGTAACGAAGGAGAAGCACAACAATCGGATGGCAGCCAATTAGAAGGGGGGAGCTTCACAGTTAGGGAGCCAAGTAATGTGGCGCCTCCGAGCGAGCAGTCTGCAGAACAAAGCGGGGAAAGCTCTTCTCTGTCGCAGGAGTCTGCAGAAGAGGAGCAGATGGAGAGCGAGGCGGAGAATGGTGTAGCGGCCGAAGTGGAAGGAGCCGACGTGGAAGGAaacgaagtggaaaaaaccGATGGGGGCAAAATTGATGAGGGCAAAACTGAGCAGGACCCAACGGCCAACCCTAACATGGCGGACGAAAGGGACATTCAACAGAAGGACGCGAAGGAGAGTTGCCACCCCCAATGTGACAGTGAAAACGGCGGAGAAGCAACGGAGATGTCCCCACAAGAAATTTTAtcaccccccccgcaggtagAAATGAGCCAAGTGAACAAAACGGAGAATCACgacggtgaagaagtggcCGCGGCACTTGGGGGCGACTCGCATGAGCAGGACCCACTCGAATGTAAccaaagggaggaaaataCAATTAAGGAGAAGCTTAAGGATGAGGGGAAAAGCGACCCCGAAATGTTTAAAGAGAGCGGAAAAGAAACGCTTTCACAAAGTCTGGAGCAGGGAGATGGTCTCCCTAAATGTAGAAATGAGAATGAGAACAAATTAGCGGACTATGCAGAGAGTGGAGATTCCCCAGGACaggtgcaaaatgggggaagtgcAACGGAAGGGGGGCAGTCGGGGAGTAGTAACCCCCATGGGGAGGCAGAGGTCAGCGCGCAGAGCGGAGCTGCAATGGTTACCATAGGAGGAGAGGCAAAAGACGCTGCTATTGTAGCAGGGCAGGGAGAACAGGAGGCGGGCCCTCCAGATGAGCTCGGCGAATGTAAGAGCGGGCATGATGGTAAGGAAAAGGCCAGCGATGGTGAGTCTGCCAAGGGGGAGGCAGCTTCGAtcgagggagaagcagcttcaaacgggggagaagcagcttcaaatggggaagtcTCATCCAAGGAGGACCAAACGGAGGAACACGGCTCCCCGgagcccccccaaaaaaaacagcgcaCAGAGGAGGCACCAAATGCGGACAGTGCGAACGCCCCAGAGGGTGATCACTCCGCTTCGAGTGACGAAGAGGGTGACGAAGCGGGTGATGAAGAGGTGGACGAAGAGGTTGAGCAGACGGATGACGAAGCGGATGACGAAGCGGATAACCAAACGGATGACCAATCGGACGACCAATCGGACGACCAATCGGACGACGATCAAATCGTTCAGCTGCTCCAATCGAACAGAGGCAACGCGGACAAGGGCTGGTACGCGGAGTACCTGAAGAACCTGCTGCAGTGCGACCAGAAATGCACCCTGGAAAATCACGCGGAGGAGAAAGACCTGTTCCTCAGgaaggttaaaaaattgagcaaCCTGGTAAAGTACAAAAagtttaaagaaaaatacaccCAGGAgtgggaagcaaaaatggagctATTCAAATGTAGCAAGTTGAGGAgggcatataaaattttcctgGTGATCTTATTCTCCATcgtaaaagaaattaaagaattGAAAAGGGAGCTGAAAGATATGagtcaatttgtttttatcaATTCGGGGATAGAAAAGTATCTAAACGAAAATAACATCTCGACGGTGGGAAGAAGTATGGGGAGCGGTGCAGGCGCGAGCCGCTTCGACGATTACCAcctggggggaggcggcggaAGGGGAAGTGGCAGCGGTAATAGCGATAACGTGATAAACAGCTTCTTCCTGAGGAGGGCGTTCCCAAGTGAAGACCCCGAGAAggacggggggggggaaaaaaaaaaaaaaaaaaaaaaatacatctcCTATGTCCCTCTGCAAAACTATCACATCCTATTCCAATCGCTAAAGGAAATATTCAGTGAGCAAAATGCGAAAGACAAGTTGGCAAACATTTCATACTACATCGAgctggaaaaatatattccccACTACTGCAGCTTATTTTTTGGccaatttaaaattaagaGGCAATTCCTATCGCACATTCAGAGTTTGTATAACAACGCAGTGCCGAGTGTACCCTGCGTAAACATGTTCATCTCCTGCTTAAATTATAACTACTCCAATGTGCTTAAAAAGAAATCCGTTTTTCTCTGCGAAGTGAATAATAGCTACTTGGCGAGACTCCCCTGCGTGTACTGTTGCGACGTTCAAATTGTGAGGCATgtagattttttaaaattaaaagaaacatGCCAAAGGATTATTAAGCAGAAGAAAATTCACCAACTCTTTGTCGAGCACCTTTCGTCCTCCTTACTAGACGAATCGTATTTtattgttcccttttttacttcctaTGGGAAATTTATAATCGTTATAAAAAGCAACAGGAATGGTAACCCGGAAGGTTCGCCCACGgatgttttgcaaaataagaATTGCATTACTTATGATATCCTTATTAACAGTTTTGTCTTTCCCAATGGAAGTAGCTTCCAAGCCATTGTTCACCTGTCTCATGTCTTCATAAACACCCTGCGAGATTTTTTCAAGACGAGGAATTCCGATGAGAACATCCCCGAGATTGCCTTCCTCGGCTTGCCCCACGTGGACAAGCAGCGGCTCCTGCACCACGAGATTGAGTCCGCGGCCAACCGCGCGGACATCATCGTTAGTGTGCTCTTCCTGCTCGAGTCCTTCTTCAA caaCACGAAAAAGATGAAGGCCCCCGCGGAGTTCAACCAGGGACTGCGCTTCCTCTACATCATCAGGCTGCTCGAATTTTTccaccaaaaggggaatcCGTGa
- a CDS encoding K+ channel tetramerisation domain containing protein (encoded by transcript PVX_100885A) has product MDSIGGDNIISINVGGTIYMTTLSLICRYRNSRLCEIVLEKLKAVPDLDTHHNRKEIFIDRNGSRFEYILDFLRDGVLICENDINVLTRILIEAVYFKLFSLIKILKKKIELLYSNMGSNVNKNIFKSIMGTLEEKKKKIHNVHFLNKINLLSELNNQDESPAKGEDNLGGCTLLSNVPLDSCKEEKQIVSTKRQGDKLKNDAHVECNSGKEQNSRDNLPKIILPIPSTLPTHSKTVDYNITNNFTNEEDKLKSKNNSCGPTRKNCLVKNIERKGYPPTQQSPNGHLKNGDSKTVSFAESTSIFVYGKKDEITHNEAYGPNDAVGTSTESPHKGISPSSIGSTNYSGYSSLANYSPCANYANSTGDGDRAAYKYSSYTYNNASNPRGQILVYSEIDDIEETSPFPILSNVNLGEQIFSTTVDF; this is encoded by the exons ATGGACTCCATTGGCGGAG ACAACATCATAAGCATAAATGTCGGAGGGACGATTTACATGACGACTCTCAGCTTGATTTGCAGATACAGGAATTCTCGTCTGTGTGAAATTGTTTTAGAGAAACTGAAGGCCGTGCCGGACCTCGACA CCCACCACAACAGGAAGGAAATATTCATCGACCGAAACG GAAGCAGGTTCGAGTACATTTTGGACTTCCTGCGAGACGGAGTGCTGATATGCGAAAATGACATCAACGTGCTGACGAGGATACTCATCGAAGCGGTGTACTTCAAATTGTTTTCcctcataaaaattttaaaaaaaaaaatcgagtTGTTGTATTCAAACATGGGGAGTAATgtgaacaaaaatattttcaaaagcATCATGGGCACactggaggaaaaaaaaaaaaaaattcacaacgtccattttttgaacaagataaatttattaagtGAATTGAATAACCAAGATGAGTCTCCCGCGAAGGGGGAAGATAACCTGGGGGGGTGCACACTCTTGTCAAATGTTCCACTTGACAGctgcaaagaggaaaagcaAATTGTGTCTACTAAACGCCAGGGGGACAAgctaaaaaatgatgcacACGTTGAGTGTAATAGCGGCAAAGAACAAAACTCGCGGGATAATTTGCCGAAAATTATTCTACCCATTCCGTCTACCCTTCCAACACACAGCAAAACGGTCGATTACAACATAACGAATAATTTCACAAATGAGGAAGACAAATTGaagagtaaaaataattcctgtGGTCCCACTCGGAAAAATTGTTTAGTGAAAAATATCGAGCGGAAGGGATACCCCCCCACCCAGCAGTCACCCAAtgggcatttaaaaaatggcgacAGCAAGACGGTTTCCTTCGCGGAGAGCACCAGCATTTTTGTCTACGGAAAAAAAG ATGAGATAACCCACAATGAGGCCTACGGCCCCAACGACGCCGTGGGCACCTCCACAGAGAGCCCCCACAAAGGCATATCCCCCAGCAGCATCGGAAGCACGAACTACTCAGGCTACTCCAGCTTGGCGAACTACTCCCCCTGCGCGAATTACGCCAACAGTACCGGCGATGGGGATAGGGCTGCCTACAAATATAGCAGTTATACGTATAACAATGCGAGCAACCCCAGGGGGCAAATTTTAGTTTACTCCGAAATTGACGACATCGAAGAAACTTCCCCCTTCCCAATACTGTCCAATGTCAATTTGGGGGAGCAGATTTTCAGCACGACGGTGGATTTTTAG
- a CDS encoding long-chain-fatty-acid--CoA ligase, putative (encoded by transcript PVX_100890A), which yields MDVTSFKRKVYTFLENESEYLLKKDDGEESDDASEIKYFEEVKGTAKKNSSNIFRPTKYELCQSFEKTKGFLGIEMSNKYEVFCFACNYYYDEDFLGERKKEVRGNETILGEYSFKTYGEIKNEIEILASALYQFETIEPNTFTDNGAYDKLKILGIWSKNRVEWLTTDYACSAIDFVTVPIYDTMGINSVKYIFQKTQMKICCIEAEKLECLIKLKDELADLQILIIYDEWSLRDDIKQRASKAGYKVYFYKDLIDKFKNQNIIPQCEFYDHAFHSQEKAGKSVPKRVSGGKGQPGGNSTSGNNALMQKLKKNKGKVTDVCTIIFTSGSSGMPKGAMLTHNTFITFLQSYIIDGNRLGLIKHDVVLSYLPLAHVYERLIEFALCFFGAKIGYFSGNIKELVSDINELKPSFLITVPRILQKIHDNVMEGLKNKSFIARTLVRTALKNKKSIYLKNPKKFSHPIYDIILQPVRNRFGGRIRTQVMGSASMDKNKLIDLQMLFSAPISEGWGMTEVGVGFLQHRYDSTKGTIGGMFSNVSMKVVKVENMKYDPKAYPNRGELCVKGSSLMVGYFRDEQLTKKSFDEDGFFYTGDVVEVNENNAYVRIIDRAKNIFKLAQGEYIEPEKLENLYTNSIYIENIFVHGYNYENELVSIIVPNEIFVRDYAKKNNLNMPFEELLKCDAIKKLFHNEILAMSKTYNLNGIEKIHLFHLTPIPFSVENKQLTPTHKVVRNAILADYKQVIDDLYQSRKK from the coding sequence ATGGACGTGACGAGCTTCAAACGCAAGGTGTATACCTTTCTGGAAAACGAAAGCGAGTACCTCTTGAAGAAGGACGACGGGGAGGAGAGCGATGACGCGAGCGAAATCAAATATTTCGAGGAGGTGAAAGGGAcggcgaaaaaaaactccagCAACATCTTCCGGCCGACGAAGTATGAGCTGTGCCAAAGTTTCGAAAAAACGAAGGGATTTCTGGGCATAGAAATGTCTAACAAATATGAAgtgttttgctttgcttgtaattattattatgatgAGGATTTTTTAggcgaaaggaaaaaggaagtaagGGGCAATGAAACGATACTTGGGGAATACTCATTCAAAACGTAtggtgaaataaaaaacgaaattgaaatCCTAGCATCAGCTTTATACCAGTTTGAAACGATAGAACCGAACACCTTTACAGATAATGGAGCATAtgacaaattaaaaattttaggTATTTGGTCCAAAAATAGAGTAGAGTGGTTAACTACGGATTATGCTTGCTCAGCCATCGACTTTGTCACCGTCCCTATATATGACACCATGGGCATCAACTCGGTGAAAtacatatttcaaaaaaCGCAAATGAAAATTTGCTGCATCGAAGCGGAGAAATTGGAGTGCCTCATCAAGTTGAAGGACGAGCTGGCTGACCTCCAAATTTTAATCATTTACGACGAATGGAGCTTACGAGACGACATTAAGCAAAGAGCCAGTAAGGCCGGCTACAAGGTGTACTTTTACAAAGACCTAATTGATAAATTTAAGAATCAAAATATTATCCCCCAGTGTGAGTTCTACGACCACGCCTTTCACAGTCAGGAGAAGGCGGGCAAGTCCGTCCCCAAGCGCGTCAGCGGGGGGAAAGGTCAACCGGGTGGCAATAGTACAAGTGGGAACAACGCGCTGATGCAGAAGCTGAAAAAGAATAAAGGCAAAGTGACGGATGTGTGCACCATCATTTTCACCTCCGGATCGTCCGGCATGCCCAAAGGCGCCATGCTGACCCACAACACGTTCATTACCTTTCTGCAGAGCTACATCATCGACGGAAATAGACTGGGCTTGATAAAGCATGACGTGGTGCTTAGCTACCTCCCTCTAGCGCACGTGTACGAACGGCTAATCGAATTCGCCCTCTGCTTTTTTGGAGCCAAAATAGGCTACTTCTCTGGAAACATAAAAGAGTTGGTGAGTGACATAAACGAGTTAAAACCATCCTTCCTAATCACCGTCCCGAGAATTTTACAAAAGATCCATGACAATGTTATGGAAGGTTTGAAGAACAAATCTTTTATTGCCAGAACGTTGGTAAGGACGGCCctgaaaaataagaaaagcatatatttaaaaaatccgAAGAAATTTTCCCACCCAATATATGACATCATTTTACAACCAGTGAGGAACCGATTCGGAGGCCGCATAAGGACGCAAGTCATGGGTTCTGCATCTatggataaaaataaactaatCGATTTGCAAATGCTCTTTTCAGCACCCATTTCGGAAGGATGGGGGATGACAGAAGTGGGTGTAGGCTTCCTACAGCACAGATATGATAGCACCAAAGGAACCATCGGAGGAATGTTCTCTAATGTTTCTATGAAAGTCGTTAAGgtagaaaatatgaaatatgaCCCAAAGGCTTATCCAAATAGAGGGGAGTTATGCGTTAAGGGAAGTAGCCTCATGGTGGGCTACTTCCGAGATGAGCAGTTAACAAAAAAGTCATTCGATGAAGATGGCTTCTTCTACACAGGAGATGTCGTAGAAgtgaatgaaaataatgcCTACGTTCGAATCATAGACAGAGCAAAAAACATATTCAAATTGGCACAAGGGGAGTACATCGAGCCGGAAAAGCTAGAAAATCTATACACCAACAGCATATACATTGAgaatatttttgtacatgggtataattatgaaaatgaGTTAGTGTCCATCATAGTCCCCAACGAGATCTTCGTTCGTGATTATGCCAAGAAGAATAACCTAAATATGCCTTTCGAAGAGCTGCTAAAGTGTGATGCTATTAAAAAGCTTTTTCATAATGAAATATTGGCCATGTCCAAAACGTATAATTTGAATGGCATTGAGAAGATCCACTTGTTTCACTTGACGCCCATTCCGTTTTCCGTGGAGAATAAGCAGCTCACCCCCACGCATAAGGTCGTCAGGAACGCCATCCTCGCGGATTATAAGCAGGTCATCGACGATTTGTACCAGTCGAGGAAGAAGTGA
- a CDS encoding sphingomyelin phosphodiesterase, putative (encoded by transcript PVX_100880A) encodes MENLNALTDTTLTIMSYNVQMLSVPLSNQINLSTRQDAVIDYICSLDDLHNIDILVLNEVFTSNCYDMLTKGKVKDKFPYHTNVIGTKCQGPEKWSSSIVEVKEDSEAGTSTNGKAPKKKATAGKAPAPSELNRKVVSAKAPLKAATTKAAASKGAPPKAATSKAATTKAVTSKGAPPKAAPSKAAPHKAAPSKAAPPKAAPPKAATSKVTPPRGQETSILNSSDTNNNDQEEAGETLHLDSSDTNNRGDSECILSLGCGLESGNKVKGKPTSRSYKAVPNGNGKRGGKRDGAEGAAKVESTSSDKKAQCSETDDGMAVPGKRQNRRVSSRGAAGADKLSEKSGSLLSNQSSGQRSNQSSGQRSNQSSGQRSDKAGSSKRAKGAGKKEGPGKNPQAKVGVGTKESRSSNGTNGKVSTQRGNPADGKVSTQRGIPTDGKVITQGGNPTKGICDATSEAKTSVSNSVSSAENVKEKKWEGKKKKKKKNNQQNVTSFDSVSGKSKFYQVLNGGVIVLSKHAFMHKHALIYSNCKFPDMFCTKGAIYLKCCVNNKPVNVIATHLQAGDTSDQQNCRWKQLNELSNWVYNGAPSFHIKKNEPLFFVGDFNIRYHLDKSFFDRVLSSGCLNSSVTKKALETTYDSYLNDYCMHMERDYSFKYNYTLDYILVNNDSDVKTLVPQTAIQKDYRPIQIIKSLLGFIPYKCTYIHHPSDHFPIYATFKIPNQRGELQGRASPPRAQAGAEVEAEVEAEAQTQT; translated from the coding sequence atggaaaacttaAACGCCCTTACAGACACAACGCTAACCATTATGTCTTACAATGTGCAAATGCTATCCGTCCCTTTGAGCaaccaaataaatttatcaaCCAGACAGGATGCCGTAATTGATTACATATGCTCCCTGGACGATCTGCATAATATAGATATCCTCGTTTTGAATGAAGTGTTTACGAGCAACTGTTATGATATGCTCACCAAGGGAAAGGTGAAAGATAAATTTCCGTACCATACTAATGTGATTGGCACCAAGTGTCAGGGGCCTGAGAAGTGGAGCAGCTCCATTGTGGAGGTTAAGGAGGACTCAGAGGCGGGGACCAGTACCAATGGGAAGGCTCCAAAGAAGAAGGCAACCGCCGGAAAGGCCCCGGCCCCGAGTGAGCTCAACAGGAAGGTCGTCAGTGCGAAGGCGCCTCTTAAAGCGGCAACGACAAAAGCGGCAGCGTCCAAAGGGGCGCCTCCCAAAGCGGCCACGTCCAAAGCGGCAACGACCAAAGCGGTAACGTCCAAAGGGGCACCCCCCAAAGCTGCACCCTCCAAAGCGGCGCCCCACAAAGCTGCTCCCTCCAAAGCGGCACCCCCAAAAGCAGCACCCCCAAAAGCGGCAACCTCCAAAGTAACCCCCCCGAGGGGACAGGAAACGTCGATCCTTAACTCAAGTGACACAAACAATAACGACCAGGAGGAAGCAGGCGAGACGCTGCACCTGGATTCAAGCGACACGAACAATAGGGGAGATTCGGAGTGCATCTTATCGCTCGGCTGCGGCCTTGAAAGTGGAAACAAAGTAAAGGGAAAGCCAACCAGTCGCAGTTATAAGGCGGTGCCGAATGGCAACGGGAAGCGCGGCGGCAAACGCGATGGGGCGGAGGGCGCCGCCAAAGTTGAGAGTACCAGCAGCGACAAAAAGGCACAGTGCAGTGAAACGGACGACGGAATGGCCGTCCCGGGGAAAAGGCAGAATCGGAGGGTCAGTAGCAGGGGGGCGGCTGGCGCAGACAAGCTGAGCGAAAAGTCGGGCAGTCTGCTAAGCAATCAGTCGAGCGGCCAACGAAGTAACCAGTCGAGTGGCCAACGAAGCAACCAGTCGAGCGGCCAACGCAGCGATAAGGCTGGAAGTTCCAAACGCGCCAAGGGGGCGGGCAAGAAGGAGGGGCCCGGGAAGAACCCACAGGCGAAGGTAGGTGTGGGCACTAAGGAGAGCAGGAGTAGTAACGGCACAAATGGTAAGGTGAGCACGCAGAGGGGTAACCCCGCAGATGGCAAGGTGAGCACGCAGAGGGGTATCCCCACAGATGGTAAGGTCATCACGCAGGGAGGTAACCCCACAAAGGGCATTTGCGATGCCACCAGCGAAGCCAAAACGAGCGTCTCCAACAGTGTGAGTTCTgcagaaaatgtgaaagagaaaaagtgggaaggaaagaaaaagaagaaaaaaaaaaacaaccaacAGAATGTAACCAGCTTCGATTCAGTGTCAGGCAAATCAAAATTCTATCAAGTCCTAAACGGAGGAGTAATCGTCTTGTCCAAACACGCATTTATGCACAAGCATGCCTTAATATATAGTAACTGTAAATTCCCAGATATGTTTTGTACCAAGGGCGCCATATACCTAAAGTGCTGTGTTAATAACAAACCAGTGAATGTGATAGCGACTCATTTGCAAGCAGGAGATACAAGTGACCAGCAGAATTGCAGATGGAAGCAACTGAATGAGTTGAGCAACTGGGTGTATAATGGCGCACCAAGttttcacataaaaaaaaatgagccccttttttttgttggaGATTTTAATATTAGGTACCACTTAGATAAATCATTTTTCGACAGAGTATTATCTAGTGGTTGCTTAAACAGCTCGGTGACCAAGAAGGCACTGGAGACGACCTACGATTCGTACCTGAACGATTATTGCATGCATATGGAGCGGGATTACTcctttaaatataattacacgCTAGACTACATACTGGTTAATAATGACTCCGATGTGAAGACCCTCGTGCCGCAGACTGCCATTCAGAAGGACTACCGGCCAattcaaattataaaatcGCTGTTGGGATTTATTCCGTACAAGTGCACTTATATTCACCACCCCAGTGACCACTTCCCTATTTATGCCACTTTCAAGATTCCGAATCAGCGGGGCGAGCTTCAGGGGCGCGCCAGCCCCCCACGCGCGCAAGCGGGggcggaagtggaagcggaagtggaagcggaagcgCAAACGCAAACGTAA